From Juglans regia cultivar Chandler chromosome 8, Walnut 2.0, whole genome shotgun sequence, the proteins below share one genomic window:
- the LOC109013951 gene encoding uncharacterized protein LOC109013951 translates to MSTKMQKWRIPLKLMTRHDIVCFRRLLHNGPDTVEELLDRHLVKKEKPLDDDLAELETRRRLTSARREALSLYRDILRATRFFIWPDSRGVIWRDVLRENARKEFEEARFETDPEVVTRLLIGGHDAVQSALDQLVEKQKQQIEKERGGGDRRGD, encoded by the coding sequence atgagCACAAAGATGCAAAAATGGCGGATTCCTCTAAAGCTCATGACGCGTCACGACATCGTTTGCTTCCGCCGTCTCTTACATAACGGTCCCGACACCGTGGAAGAACTCTTGGACCGTCACTTGGTCAAGAAAGAGAAACCTCTCGACGACGACCTGGCCGAGTTGGAAACTCGGCGCCGACTCACTAGCGCTAGGCGAGAGGCGCTGAGTCTTTACCGAGACATCCTCCGCGCAACCCGGTTCTTCATATGGCCCGACTCACGGGGCGTCATCTGGCGTGATGTTCTCAGGGAGAACGCCCGTAAGGAGTTCGAGGAGGCCCGATTCGAGACCGACCCGGAAGTCGTGACACGGTTGCTTATTGGAGGTCATGATGCCGTGCAATCGGCTCTCGATCAGCTCGTGGAAAAACAGAAGCAGCAAATTGAGAAAGAACGCGGCGGTGGAGATCGACGGGGTGACTGA
- the LOC109013952 gene encoding probable nucleoredoxin 2 has translation MREEREMKDDDFQAMLNGDSDQQAVSSSSRISSLLASKDRDFLLSPTGAQVKLFDLESKVIGLYFSANWYPPCWNFTQVLVGIYDELKTSGSNFEVVYVSSDEDLDAFNNYHSCMPWLAIPFSDLETKKALNQKFDIEGIPCLVVLQPNDHKDNATLHDGVELIYRYGIQAFPFTKERLDILHEEEREKHENQTLTNLLTNHDRDYLLGHPRTEQVPVASLIGKTVGLYFSAQWCLPCVKFAPKLASIYHKIKQTLLENGDDFEEDFEIVFVSNDRDQESFDSYFDTMPWLALPFGDPAVKELAKHFDVHDIPCLVILGPDGKTVTKQGRNLINLYQENAYPFTEARVEFLEKQMDEEAKSLPRSVLHPGHRHELTLVSEGNGGGPFICCGCDEQGSGWAYQCLECGYEVHPKCVITVADPASTGNLDS, from the exons atgagagaagagagagagatgaaggacGACGACTTTCAAGCCATGTTAAACGGTGATTCTGATCAGCAGGCCGTCTCAAGCAGCTCCAGAATCTCATCTCTTTTGGCTTCCAAAGATCGtgattttcttctctctccaaCCGGAGctcag GTCAAATTATTTGATCTTGAGAGCAAGGTCATAGGCCTTTACTTCTCGGCCAACTGGTATCCACCGTGCTGGAATTTCACCCAAGTTCTGGTTGGAATCTACGACGAACTTAAGACCAGTGGATCTAATTTCGAAGTTGTGTATGTGTCGTCCGATGAAGACTTGGATGCCTTTAACAACTACCATTCATGCATGCCATGGCTGGCTATTCCATTTTCTGATCTGGAGACGAAGAAAGCATTGAACCAGAAGTTTGACATCGAGGGTATTCCTTGCCTAGTTGTTTTGCAACCTAACGATCATAAAGACAATGCAACTTTGCATGATGGGGTGGAACTCATTTATCGGTATGGCATTCAAGCCTTCCCATTTACTAAAGAGAGGTTGGACATACTGCATgaagaagagagggagaagcacGAGAACCAGACCCTAACCAATTTACTAACAAATCATGACAGAGACTATCTTTTGGGTCATCCGAGAACTGAACAG GTGCCTGTTGCTTCACTGATAGGGAAAACAGTAGGACTATATTTCTCTGCCCAGTGGTGCCTTCCATGTGTTAAATTTGCTCCCAAATTAGCCTCCATCTACCACAAGATCAAGCAAACGCTGCTAGAAAATGGAGATGATTTTGAGGAAGACTTTGAAATAGTGTTTGTGTCAAACGATCGTGACCAAGAGTCATTTGACTCCTACTTCGACACCATGCCTTGGCTAGCCTTGCCTTTTGGAGACCCAGCTGTGAAGGAACTTGCTAAGCATTTTGACGTGCATGATATCCCTTGTTTGGTAATCTTAGGCCCAGATGGTAAGACTGTTACCAAACAAGGAAGGAACTTGATAAACTTGTACCAAGAAAATGCCTACCCTTTCACTGAGGCCAGAGTGGAGTTTCTGGAGAAACAGATGGATGAAGAGGCTAAGAGCCTTCCTAGATCGGTTTTGCATCCCGGGCATCGCCATGAGCTCACTTTGGTCTCTGAAGGCAACGGCGGAGGACCTTTTATTTGTTGCGGCTGTGACGAGCAAGGTTCTGGCTGGGCTTACCAGTGTCTGGAATGTGGGTACGAGGTGCACCCCAAGTGTGTCATCACTGTTGCAGATCCTGCCTCTACAGGCAATTTGGATAGTTGA